Within the Hevea brasiliensis isolate MT/VB/25A 57/8 chromosome 2, ASM3005281v1, whole genome shotgun sequence genome, the region GTTAAGAATCTCGCAACCACAGTTGGTTTTCGCAACTAAAACCAGAGGATCCTAACCGTCTTGGAAAAAAGTCTTCGTCTTTTTCAATTCACATGGGAGAAAATTGGAGTTTTAGGGTGAATTATTGTAAACAAAGCATACGTGACTCTAGGCCTTTGTTTGGATGTGTGGAAAATAAAGGGAAAGGAAAATAATTTGAGCaaacaaaagaaagaaaataagaaGAAGGTTGAAGATAatccttattttatttttataattatttttttaaattaaagaaaaaataataaaaatatgagaaaaaagcatactttatatataaaaatcacaaaattttaagtttttaagaaaaaatatatagaataaaattataaattatgactataaatataattatattcatATATGTTATATGAATATACaacatataattaatttagatatttgttaattaatattaataaatttccaTATAATCatattgatatttttttttttttacatataaatAGGGCTTTATAATTTCCAGTATTCAATAAGGCACAGATCAAACAACCTTATCAAACAAGAATTCATATATCTTATTTGATTTTAAACGGTTGATTTTCTACATTTCATATCTTATCCTGATGACCTCGGAAACAAGGTGAGGCAtgagaattaaaataaaataaaaagtttagGAATTCTTGATGATCGTTTCAAGGGTTGTGCTGGCCAATGGACACCATTGATGATCAGCAGTTGTTTGCATATCAGGCGGACCAACTGAAAAGGTGACGACCTTTTGCTAGTTCTACAAGCATAGCTCTACTGTAGAACTGCTCTCTTGCCAACGCTCTCACTTGCTTAATGTATGCATCAAAAGGCACTGTCCCTTCCTCGACTGCCTTGTCCAATGCATATATCAAATCCTCTATGGCCCGATCTCCACTCAAacattcaatcttcaattttgatTCTTCATCTGCAGCTTCAAATGCCTCTTCCATTTCATCTCGTCCCACTGCAACTGAGTTCGCATCATTGACTCTCAACCAGTTCATTACCACATCAGCTTCATCCGTCAGCTTCGTTACATTGTCCTTAAGGCTGGACCTTTCTTGTTCAAGACTACTGATCATGTTTCTAGTTATAGTATCTCGCTTGATCAATTCTTCCTGCAACTTAGACAAGTTCTCCACTTCCTCTTCATTTTTGGCCAAAAAGGCCATCATATCATAGTGAAGCATGCCCGAAAGACGATCAAGAGCCTCCATCCTTGAGACAAGGGAGGGGTGAGAGAAGCCTGCAACAGGGGAATTATAAATGAAAGGATGGTCATGAGTGAAAATCTTGACAAGCTTACGAACAAGGTTGGTGAGGTTGCATCGAGGGAATAGCCAAGTTTGGAGATAAGGAGAAGAGGTAGAACCAGAAAGGTCAACAAAAGGGTGGTCTCGATGAATTGGAGTCATCGAATTTACCAATACAAAGACCAAAGGAGGCATGTAAGGGTAGTTTTCATGAACCCAAATGGTGAGAGGTATAGGAGGGGTATACCTGGAGACCCGGAGATTGCCGGTGGCGTTCAGAAGGTTCACGCTGGTGCCATCGTTGTGGGTGAATGTATCGGTGGAAGGTGTGAAAATTGGATAGTCCTGGATTAGTGAAAGAAGGTGTTTTCTGATTAGCCATTTTTGTTTAGGGTCAGGGTAGGATAGTGCATAAGGGCTGGTACAAGAAAGTGCAGTATCAATGAATTTGATTGAAGATGCTGGTGCCATTGAAAGAAATGAGAGAGCCTTTAGTTTGGCAAAGACTCAGTCTTTACATAAATCCATTTACTTCTATATAAAAAGACTAGAAAATTGATCAAGTCAATCCTGCTTGGAAGTTTTCTTTTGACCTTGAGGAAGCTTCCTATTGGTTAGTTGCCTGTTCTCCCACATATTATATTAGGCCTGGTCCATCTGACTCAGCAACCACTGTTTTTTAATGTAGACATACTCCATGGTTTAAACTTGGAGCTCAAGATTGCAGGTTCAATCTATTAACTTGAACAACCTGGTACAAGCAAATGGGCCTAGCTATTGGAATC harbors:
- the LOC131175805 gene encoding protein ELC-like — protein: MAPASSIKFIDTALSCTSPYALSYPDPKQKWLIRKHLLSLIQDYPIFTPSTDTFTHNDGTSVNLLNATGNLRVSRYTPPIPLTIWVHENYPYMPPLVFVLVNSMTPIHRDHPFVDLSGSTSSPYLQTWLFPRCNLTNLVRKLVKIFTHDHPFIYNSPVAGFSHPSLVSRMEALDRLSGMLHYDMMAFLAKNEEEVENLSKLQEELIKRDTITRNMISSLEQERSSLKDNVTKLTDEADVVMNWLRVNDANSVAVGRDEMEEAFEAADEESKLKIECLSGDRAIEDLIYALDKAVEEGTVPFDAYIKQVRALAREQFYSRAMLVELAKGRHLFSWSA